A portion of the Parasteatoda tepidariorum isolate YZ-2023 chromosome 5, CAS_Ptep_4.0, whole genome shotgun sequence genome contains these proteins:
- the LOC107439202 gene encoding translation initiation factor eIF2B subunit gamma yields MEFQAVIMAAGTGSRMRELMSSVPKCLLPVGNVPLIMCSLNILKRAGFAEAIVIVRETEKLQIQTAIEDKTGLNLDIVALPRGEDWGTADSLRFIKDKIKQNVIVLSCDLVSDFNLQDMINLHRVQSSSLTMLLVPFPKSLREVEMPGSKKKCKFERDIIGLDPTNRLIFINSEADFEENVPLRMKVIQQYPNIKVHSNLMDAHLYIIQKDLIHFIMMNQHISTLKGEFLPAAVKKQFSLKKKNRNSDLYDPTVDKDWIDLKSLAFELSSCHIASTKNPDAEENLVCYSYVDKDCFCSRVNNLVAYAEINKKLIKHFNLVTGQELKSHEFQKSQVDGESIIGDDCELAAKASVKQSMIGNDCKFDERAKTVNSIVMNNVSIGKECSIQGSIICSNVVLEERCSLKNCVVASDQIIKSMSKLNNEIFQGTEQLMQI; encoded by the coding sequence ATGGAGTTTCAAGCAGTAATCATGGCTGCAGGGACAGGCTCAAGAATGCGAGAACTAATGTCCTCTGTTCCTAAATGTCTCCTGCCTGTTGGTAATGTCCCCCTAATTATGTGTTCATTAAACATACTGAAAAGAGCAGGCTTTGCTGAGGCAATAGTTATAGTCCGAGAGACAGAAAAACTTCAAATTCAAACTGCAATTGAAGATAAAACTGGACTTAACCTGGACATAGTTGCCCTGCCTAGAGGTGAAGACTGGGGGACAGCAGACAGTCTTCGCTTTATAAAAGATAAGATTAAGCAAAATGTTATTGTCTTAAGTTGCGATTTAGTTTCCGATTTCAACCTTCAAGATATGATAAACCTGCATCGCGTCCAGAGCTCTTCCCTCACAATGTTATTAGTTCCATTTCCAAAATCTTTGAGAGAAGTAGAGATGCCTGGTTCcaagaaaaaatgcaaatttgaaaggGACATAATCGGCTTGGATCCAACAAACAGGCTGATCTTTATCAACTCTGAAGCTGATTTTGAGGAAAATGTGCCCCTGAGAATGAAAGTCATTCAACAGTATCCAAACATCAAAGTGCACAGCAATTTGATGGATGCTCACTTATATATAATACAGAAAGATTTGATACACTTTATTATGATGAATCAGCACATTTCCACTTTAAAAGGCGAGTTTCTACCTGCAGCagtaaaaaaacagtttagtcttaaaaagaagaatcgTAATAGCGACTTATATGACCCTACCGTAGATAAAGATTGGATTGACCTGAAGAGTTTAGCCTTTGAATTATCCTCTTGCCATATTGCATCCACGAAAAACCCAGATGCAGAGGAAAATCTTGTGTGTTATTCATATGTGGATAAAGACTGTTTCTGTAGCAGGGTAAATAATCTCGTAGCTTATgcagaaatcaataaaaaactcattaaacatttcaatttggTTACCGGTCAAGAATTAAAATCGCACGAGTTTCAAAAATCGCAAGTGGATGGCGAGAGCATCATTGGAGATGACTGCGAATTGGCAGCCAAAGCTTCCGTTAAACAGTCTATGATTGGCAATGATTGCAAATTTGATGAAAGAGCTAAAACTGTCAATTCTATTGTTATGAACAATGTGAGCATTGGGAAAGAGTGCAGTATTCAAGGGTCTATAATTTGTTCAAATGTTGTATTAGAAGAAAGATGTAGTTTGAAAAACTGTGTGGTTGCTTctgatcaaattattaaatccaTGTCTAAGctcaataatgaaatatttcaaggaaCTGAACAGTTAATGCAAATCTAA